A window from Peptostreptococcaceae bacterium encodes these proteins:
- the panB gene encoding 3-methyl-2-oxobutanoate hydroxymethyltransferase: MAKRFTVNDFIESKAKGRKVSMLTAYDYSMAKLLDEAGVDSLLVGDSLGMVVLGYEDTLQVTMEDMIHHCRAVSRGVKGAMVIGDMPFMSYHISIEETVRNAGRLIKEGLAQSVKLEGGSEIADKIRAVINAQIPVVGHLGLTPQSVNMFGGFKVQGKSEDAAKKIINDALLLEEIGVFAIVLECVPADLATIISEKLTIPTIGIGAGSGCDGQVLVTQDMLGMYSDFVPKFAKQYAQVGSSIKDAVVSYGEEIRSGAFPEKKHTFKIDASILEKLK, translated from the coding sequence ATGGCTAAAAGGTTTACGGTTAACGACTTTATTGAATCAAAAGCAAAGGGAAGAAAGGTTTCAATGCTTACGGCCTATGATTATTCAATGGCTAAATTGCTGGATGAGGCCGGTGTTGACAGTCTTCTAGTTGGAGATTCGTTGGGTATGGTTGTGCTTGGATATGAGGATACTTTGCAGGTGACAATGGAGGATATGATTCATCATTGCCGAGCTGTTTCAAGGGGGGTAAAAGGGGCGATGGTTATCGGAGACATGCCATTTATGAGTTATCATATCAGCATAGAGGAAACCGTTAGAAATGCGGGAAGGCTTATCAAAGAGGGATTGGCCCAATCTGTAAAGCTTGAAGGCGGAAGTGAGATTGCGGACAAGATACGCGCGGTTATAAACGCTCAGATTCCTGTAGTGGGCCATTTGGGACTAACACCGCAATCGGTTAATATGTTTGGAGGGTTCAAGGTTCAAGGTAAATCGGAGGATGCGGCAAAAAAGATAATTAATGACGCTTTGCTTCTTGAAGAAATAGGGGTATTCGCAATAGTTCTCGAATGTGTTCCGGCTGATTTGGCTACGATTATCTCAGAGAAGCTTACAATTCCTACAATAGGAATTGGAGCAGGCTCCGGCTGCGACGGACAAGTGCTTGTAACCCAGGATATGCTTGGAATGTACAGCGATTTTGTGCCGAAGTTTGCTAAGCAATATGCACAGGTTGGCTCGTCAATAAAAGATGCGGTTGTCTCATACGGTGAAGAAATAAGAAGCGGGGCATTTCCGGAAAAGAAGCATACATTCAAAATAGATGCTTCAATATTGGAGAAGCTTAAATAG